The following are from one region of the Geotrypetes seraphini chromosome 12, aGeoSer1.1, whole genome shotgun sequence genome:
- the GADD45A gene encoding growth arrest and DNA damage-inducible protein GADD45 alpha has protein sequence MTLEEFTGDQAMGRMEMVGSALEEVLSKSLSQRSITVGVYEAAQFLNVDPDNVVLCLLAADEQDDQDVALQIHFTLIRAFCCENDIDILRVSNVSRLAEILGGADRAGEPADLHCVLVTNPHASQWKDPALNQVVCFCRENRYLDQWVPVINLPER, from the exons ATGACTTTGGAGGAATTTACCGGCGATCAGGCGATGGGAAG GATGGAAATGGTGGGCAGTGCATTGGAAGAAGTTCTCAGCAAGTCCCTGAGTCAAAGAAGCATCACCGTCGGCGTCTACGAGGCTGCCCAGTTCTTGAACGT gGATCCTGACAACGTCGTGCTTTGTTTGCTGGCGGCCGATGAGCAGGACGACCAGGATGTTGCTTTGCAAATTCACTTCACTCTGATCCGGGCTTTCTGCTGTGAAAATGACATCGACATCCTGCGTGTGAGCAATGTGAGCCGGCTGGCGGAGATCCTGGGCGGGGCTGACAGAGCCGGGGAACCTGCCGATCTGCATTGTGTGCTAGTGACG AATCCACATGCTTCTCAGTGGAAGGATCCAGCTCTTAATCAGGTGGTTTGCTTTTGTCGGGAGAATCGATACCTGGATCAGTGGGTGCCTGTGATTAATCTTCCTGAGCGATGA